In the genome of Arachis stenosperma cultivar V10309 chromosome 6, arast.V10309.gnm1.PFL2, whole genome shotgun sequence, the window ATAGCTCTCTCCACATGCCCCACAAGGAACGTCTCCTCCCTGTTCTTCACCATCCTTGTCCTTTGATTGTGTTGCCTTAGAATTCTTTGGCTTAGACTCGGAACCTTTCTGCATTTGTCAACCCACAAGATATCATGACAATGAGAGCATATTTGGCAACCCCAACAAACAAatctttttgttattattatttttttttaacaagaCAAATCTGTTCTAGAAAAAGCTACACATAAGCTGTTTACTGTTCAATTTgtattaacaacaacaaaacctTGTTCCACTAGGTGAGGTCGGCTTACTGTTCAATTTGTATTGATtttccacaaaaaaaaaaaaaaaaaaaaactctcaTGCAAAAGTACATTTTTCTGTACAACCCTTGCAATACATAATAGCTTTAGTGCAAAAAGTTGTGCAACTAGCAAACTGTTACAGTATTACTACTGTGGGTCAGTATAATTTTCAAGCTTGTGTACCTTAGAGTTTGATTTAGATTTGTTACTGCTATGATTAGAAGCCGGTGTCTTTCCCATTCCTGTAACAACCTCAAATATTGTTGGAAGATCATTTATCATAGTAAATAGTCTCTTCCTGCATGAAAAATGAGAGCTGGATATTACTTAAACATGACCAAAAGGACAGCATCGCAAATCAATTACTAACTTGAGAGGGTACATGAAAACAAACTAAAGCATATTAGAAAACTTCGGGGGAAAATCAGCATCATGCAAATAGTATCAGGACTCAGGACTCAGGACATcaaaaaacattaaatacaaTTAGAAAGTACATGTTTTGTTTGCtacaagaaaatgaatgaaTCTGATTAGTGattaattaaacttaaaaatttgaaCTCTTTGACGCTCAAAGATTATAGAGATAAAACCAAAAGGTTCTGCTACTGAAACTATGAAACAGAAATAGCTCAATTGCCTGAACGAAGGCTTGAAacattctccaaaatctccatCCATCCccccctccccccccccccccctctttttttttctctgtttttgataccaattcttttttttttcctctcaGTTTTTGATACCAATTCAATTCTTACATTACATCCTTCAAACtgtaaatgaaaaaaaatgtgaCCTTGACACTTCTCCCACTACAACCACATTATGTGTATGATATTCATATCCTCTCATTTTATCCTTCGATTTGATATCTGTTAGAATTAGAAAGTGAATACCAACAAGACAATTGGAATTTAATCATTTTCTTATGACCGTATTCCCAGATTAACCACAATCATGCAAAAGATGAAAGGTAACAACCTGAACAGTTCTGTAACAAAATTGTGAATAcataaaagaaatagaaaaatacaaGCCACAGAAAATGCATTAACTTGTGAATGTTTATACAAGACTAGATACTCCACTAATAAAATCATGGAAAGGAAATATAATATATGACCCAGCTGTTTTTATAAAGCATTAGTATAAACAGCAAAGTATCTTTGTTCAGCTAATATCATTttttctataccatcaaaaccACTGAATGTTGTAAACTATACTTTATTTAAACAAATATCTTTCAAATATTCTAATAACAAATAAGTTGCACCAATATGAAGACAACAGAAGACCTAGGCCAATTGCTTAGTAGTTACCAGCCTCATGTTATATTTCACTTTCCATTCTCCCCCATGATACTACTCCGCTATCAGTCAACTAAAAGTGGTTAGCCTCGCAAGGTGGTCCTCGCTCATTCACATGGGATACCATGTCCCCCATGCTACTCAGGTTAAAGTGTAACCTAGTTATGCTAGTAACTGAGTATGATACCAACAATAATCGACAAAGTAATGAATTCATATTCTAATTAAACATTTAGTTACTGGTTACTAGTTGCAGCCATCAACATGGTCAACTGTACAAAAGCTAACTAAAGTGCATCAGGTGCTATGATTTTCTAAAGTTGCACTGCCTACTTCTGCTGTCTTTTATTATATAGACATGTGCCTCCTTTATGTCTATTTCTTTCTTACAATTTGATTTTTGTTTACTCATTCCAAGAGCAAATAAAGCAGAGTGCTATGTTCAAAGAATACACTCGAACCATCCTTGGTTAAACTTAAATCGAAGAATACATTCAAACAATTCCTGCTTATACTATAATTGAAGAATACATCAAAACCACCCGCGGGTAAAACTTTAATTGAAAACTACACTTGTTAAACTTCAAAGAATAATGTGATGTCAAGGGATTCAAATGATGCATGGATATGCGTTTTTTAAAAGAGGGTAAAACAGTAAGGCAGcaatatatttataaaaggAACAAGACATACCTATCAGCCCTGTCAAATCCAACTCTAGCACCAAAATAAAAAGCCACACCGAGTATCCAAGCATCACTATGAGCAGCAACCAAAGATAGCCATTCCTGTTTATCAAGCCCATCTCTGGCAAAGTTAATACCCAATGTTGGCTCCGGAATCTCTGGAGGCACCTCCTCAACAGGCAGATTGACTTCCCACTCCTCGGTAGGAAATCCATACAGGCAAAGATTGTCCTTTTCTGTATCACAGAGCTCACACAAATCAAATAAATTACCTAAGCCAATACTTTCAGCTATATAAAAAAGTTGTGCATACTATTTGGAAAAGAACTATCATCAACTATTTGTCTTACAGCAAAATAGCAACATAAGAACTTACAAATTTTATCAAGATATGGagacagaaaaataaaagtttacAGAAAATTACCGGACTTTATTTCCAATAAAATTGATAAGAGTTAAATCCAGTGTGAAGGGATATCATGACCAGTGTTTTGAAATTGAGACCATGGCGAAATGGCGTGGCAGATTTTGGGCCCCCCACCGCCATCTAGGGGACGCTGTGTTGTGGAAATCATGGTGGCCGCAATTGCGGTGACGCCATGGCAGAACGCTACGTGAATGGCGGGTCtgggtgttttttttttttttttttgttcatttgCGGGTAATTTTGGTCATTTACAAAACCTTAATAGCCAAGTTAGAGAGCTCACATTCTCAGATACTAGCTTCAGCCTCTTGCTCTCTCACCAACCCAAAAATCTCTTCCCTCTCTGTTGGACTCCCTCCCTCTTTGCTGCTGTAAGAACGCCGACAGCATCACCATCCTCcaactcctcctcctcctcctcctctgttTTCCATGTCTGCTGTTCTCTCCGCTGGAGGCACCGTCTACTGCTCGAGGAAGAACTGAAGAGGCCATCACAGCATCTCCACCTGCAGCATCACTGCCCATGCTGGTTGACCACCTCCTCTCCAGGTGGTCTCCTTTTCTAACTCTTCCTTCCTCTCTTTTCGAGACTGTTCTGTTAcagaacttttttttttcttttctattttctggttcCTTCCTCTCTTCCATTCCCTCTTAAGTCTGAAATTCTGAACCTCTCTTCTTCTATCCTTTATTTCAATTTACATAGGTCACTACTCACTACGTCGACTTCAAGACAACCAACAGCTCCTAATAAATTCCAAGCCCCTGCCTCTACTGCCCCTGCTTCTTCTGCTCGTGCAGCTGCTGCCATGAAGGGTTCTAATAGAGTTGACCCAGGCTGGAAATACATCAAAACTGTGGAATGTTTGTGTttacttgttgaatttgctgctgaATTTGTTGAATTAATTGCATGCTTTATGTATAGAAAGTTGCTTACATTGATTAGATTTTATACTCTATTACATGTGCAGTTTTCAGCATCTTTTTGTGCACATATATGTATAGTATTTTCAGTCCACTCGCCATTTCCCATAACCTCATATGCCACAATCCTGTGGTGGATTTTTCGCTCTCCACCATGAGCTGCCACAATCAAAAACTATGATCATGGCCTAATGGGATATTCTTCATGCCACTAAATTTCAACCAAGTTTATTTCACTCAAAATAAATAACTCTACTCAAAATAATCTTATCCGTCTATACTCTCATGCATCCTAAGTAGTCCTCTTCCTCTGAGATTTTAGCTCCTGTGCAACAGGGTTGCAAAAAATTAAAGACATCAAAGGAGCTATTGAGTAAGTTTCCGCTCACATGGCACATGTACATATGTAGACAATAGGCTGTTTCCCAGTCCCTTTAAGGATGAATGAAATGGAGAGTTTTGGAGGAAACGGGCAAGG includes:
- the LOC130932592 gene encoding PHD finger protein ALFIN-LIKE 4-like; this translates as MEEEPDTYNPRTVEEVFRDFKSRRTALIKALTTDAEEFFKQCDPEKDNLCLYGFPTEEWEVNLPVEEVPPEIPEPTLGINFARDGLDKQEWLSLVAAHSDAWILGVAFYFGARVGFDRADRKRLFTMINDLPTIFEVVTGMGKTPASNHSSNKSKSNSKKGSESKPKNSKATQSKDKDGEEQGGDVPCGACGESYDDGFWICCDICEKWFHGKCVKITPARAEHIKQYKCPSCSNKRARQ